The Bacteroidales bacterium genomic interval AGCGAAGCGGTTTTTTTATTTTGTAAGCAATTAAAAACTTATTCAATGATATTATGTAGAATTTCAGGTGATTTTAAGGCTGAAATTTCTGGAAAGTGATATTTTAAAAATCTCAACAAGACATTGAATATGTTTTTTAAAGAGCTGCTGGGTATTTTTATATCTATTGCTTGATTTATATCGTATGAAATTATATCTTCCAAAAAGCAAGAATCATTAAAGTCAAGGTCTGCTTTTGAATCTAAAGAAAATCCTTTTTCTATAGAAAATAGCTTATTTGTTTTTTCTTTGTCAGTATTTTGAATATTAAAGCCGAGTAGGGCAGCCATTTTAAATCCAAATTGAATTGGGTATGCAGCATGCAAATATTCTGTTTCGTTGATAAAATGAATGGAATCTTCTAAAAAAGAATAAATATTCGTGCTAAAAGTCTCTTCTTTGATAAATTTATATGCACATTCTGCCATAAATGTAGAAATAGCTTGTCTTCTAAAATCATAACCGCTTATTTTTGGCACATAAACAAGAGATATTGATTTGATTTTGGGCAATTTTCCCTTTTTTGTTTTATAATATGTGCAGTCAATTATTGCAAGAGGATAAGATAAAAATGGATATTTATTTTTCTTATTTTTTATATAAGAACCTATAAAAAAGGAAAAAATACCATTGGGAGTTAATGTCTTTATAATCAATCCGTTATCACCGTATTTCAAAGAATGTAGAACTATACCTCTAACAACAGATTCCATTTTTTAATGATAAAACATAATTTTTGAAGATTTTTTAATAGAGCCATCATCATTTGTTATGAAGACGAGATAAACGCCGCTAGCTGGTCTGTCGCCGCTCATGTCGAGTCCGTTCCATATTGCTTGTCCACCAAATGCTTTGGTTTTATAAATAAGTGTGCCATAAGTATCAGTAATAGTAACTGATGCGTTTTCGACTAATCCGCTAATTGAAATAGGTCCGTTGTAGCCGCTTTGAACAGGATTAGGGAAAACCAAAACAGAGTCTAATTTTTCTCGTGCTTCTGTGGCTGTTCCTCTATATGAGATAATTCCGTTGTCAGTTGCAAAAAAAACTTCACCATTTTCTGGCTGAATAACAATTCCATTGATTTTGTCAGATAAGAGTGGAGAGTTTTCAGTAGTAAAGTGATAAATTTCTTTAGTTCCATCTTCGCTAATAAGAAACACCCCAGCTTTTTCAGTTCCAATCCATTTTCTATTTGCACCATCAACAGCAATAGCTGTAACTTTTTCTGAAGACATTAGTGGTTTTATAAAGCCATTTACTTCTACTAGAATTTGTTGAGCATCATAATTTCCACCGTTAAATATATTGCTAGGATTGTATATAACGCCAATACCTTCATCAGTTCCAATCCATATTTCATTATCTTTATCGACTGCTATTGAATGAACATTTATATTTGGTAAATTTCCATTGCCTATTGTATTACTAAGTTTTTTATAAGAATCATCAGATGTTATATCAATAGTGTTATTGTCGTTGAAAACGAAAATGCCTTCGCCGCGAGGCAAAGCAATCCATTTGTATCCATTTTGGTCAATAACAGGGTCGGTGGCAGAATCAAAAGAAAATGAACTTGGGAAATTAAATGTTTTTAGTTCTCCATTAGGCTTTAAAACACTAATGAAGCGATTATTTCCAGTAGTTACAATCCATAAATTGCCATCGTAGTCGTATTGCAAGCCGGCAACTCTAACAATGTCTGTTGAATTATTTACTTCGCCAATAGAGCTATTTGAACTGTTGTAAATTTTAGAAATTTTATAGTCTTTAAATTCGTATAGACCTTTCCCAAATAAACCAGCAAAAAAATGGTTTGGATTTTTTGGATTTATAGCAATAGTGATAATATCATTTACATTATGAAAGTCTGGAAAATTAAATCGGCTTAAATATTTCCAATTTCCATTAGACAAAATTGATAATTCTGCTGGCAAATAAATGTTATCCCAATTGTTTTTATATCCTCCAGCAGAAACAGCAATTGCTTTATTACTATTGCTAATTCTAAAGGCATTTGAGCTATAAGGACCATTAGGCTTTATGACTTCTGTTTTATTGTTAAAATATTTAATTAGACCGTGATTTACATCAGCAATATAAATAGTGTTGCCTGAACCATAAAAAATAGCTAAATTAGGACAAATGCCTTTTTCTATTATGTCAAGAATAATGCTTGTTCTTGTTAATGATGAATCATAGATGTCAATAAAATATTCGCCGCAAAAAACAATATGATTATTGGAAATATTTATATTTCGCATTTCAATTCCTTTTATATAATCCATTGATTTCCAAATACCATTTTCACGATAATAGGCTGTGTCATCATTATAGCCAGATAATTTTGCTATTGTAAACAATTTTCCATGAAAAAAATCTAAAGTATTGTATTTTGCATTAGGAACAGGCAAATCAATCTTTTTCCAATTGCCAAAATAATGTAAGTTTTGATTATTTAATGATGCGTGAAAAATATAATTATCAGAAACAGCATAAACAGAATCATTGCTAAATGTGATTTTTTTAACATCTACTTGAGCTCCTTCATCTCCAATGAAATATGTTTCCTTAATTTCTTTTTTATTTAAGTCTAATATTACAATTCCAAAACCGCAAGCAAGCCAAGCATAATTATCTTTAATAGTAATATCATTTATAGTTTTATTACCTGATAAGTTTTTTCTTTTAATATCTGGAATATTTACAATAGTTTTGTCATCTATTAATAAATCAATGTTAGCGTTTGTATATGAAATTACTAAAGTTTTATTTTTTTCTGAA includes:
- a CDS encoding T9SS type A sorting domain-containing protein, whose translation is MRKNIIFILLITFSFFSKAQNIAIGEWQVHLPFSNVIDVAYNKDIIYAANPFYIISYNPKDYSITRYNTVNSLNDVGISAIEFSEKNKTLVISYTNANIDLLIDDKTIVNIPDIKRKNLSGNKTINDITIKDNYAWLACGFGIVILDLNKKEIKETYFIGDEGAQVDVKKITFSNDSVYAVSDNYIFHASLNNQNLHYFGNWKKIDLPVPNAKYNTLDFFHGKLFTIAKLSGYNDDTAYYRENGIWKSMDYIKGIEMRNINISNNHIVFCGEYFIDIYDSSLTRTSIILDIIEKGICPNLAIFYGSGNTIYIADVNHGLIKYFNNKTEVIKPNGPYSSNAFRISNSNKAIAVSAGGYKNNWDNIYLPAELSILSNGNWKYLSRFNFPDFHNVNDIITIAINPKNPNHFFAGLFGKGLYEFKDYKISKIYNSSNSSIGEVNNSTDIVRVAGLQYDYDGNLWIVTTGNNRFISVLKPNGELKTFNFPSSFSFDSATDPVIDQNGYKWIALPRGEGIFVFNDNNTIDITSDDSYKKLSNTIGNGNLPNINVHSIAVDKDNEIWIGTDEGIGVIYNPSNIFNGGNYDAQQILVEVNGFIKPLMSSEKVTAIAVDGANRKWIGTEKAGVFLISEDGTKEIYHFTTENSPLLSDKINGIVIQPENGEVFFATDNGIISYRGTATEAREKLDSVLVFPNPVQSGYNGPISISGLVENASVTITDTYGTLIYKTKAFGGQAIWNGLDMSGDRPASGVYLVFITNDDGSIKKSSKIMFYH